The following proteins come from a genomic window of Leclercia sp. AS011:
- the wzyE gene encoding ECA oligosaccharide polymerase: MSQLQFSGLLIIWLLSSLFIATLTWFEFRRVRFNFNVFFSLLFLLTFYFGFPLTSVLVFRFDVAVVPPEILMQALLSATCFYGVYYVAYKTRLKPASSGAARRPLFTMNRVETHLTWVMLMGIALITVGIFFMHNGFLLFKLHSYSQIFSSEVSGVALKRFFYFFIPAMLVVYFLRQDARAWLFFLVSTVAFGLLTYMIVGGTRANIIIAFAIFLFIGIIRGWISLWMLAAAGVMGIVGMFWLALKRYGMDVSGDEAFYTFLYLTRDTFSPWENLALLLQNYDKIDFQGLAPIVRDFYVFIPTWLWPDRPGVVLNTANYFTWEVLNNHSGLAISPTLIGSLVVMGGGWFILPGAIAVGLIIKWFDWLYTLGNQETNRYKAAILHSFCFGAIFNMIVLAREGLDSFVSRVVFFMMVFGACLLMAKLLYWLFDSAGLVHKREPASGRTLSRV; the protein is encoded by the coding sequence ATGAGCCAGTTGCAATTTAGCGGCCTGTTGATCATCTGGCTCCTGAGCTCGCTGTTTATCGCCACCCTGACCTGGTTCGAGTTCCGGCGGGTGCGTTTTAACTTCAACGTCTTTTTCTCGCTGCTGTTTCTGCTGACCTTCTACTTTGGCTTCCCGCTGACCAGCGTACTGGTGTTCCGCTTCGACGTGGCCGTCGTACCGCCGGAGATACTGATGCAGGCGCTGCTGTCGGCCACCTGCTTCTACGGGGTCTACTACGTCGCCTATAAGACGCGGCTGAAGCCCGCCAGTTCTGGCGCTGCGCGACGACCACTGTTTACCATGAACCGGGTCGAGACCCACCTGACTTGGGTGATGCTGATGGGGATCGCGCTGATTACCGTCGGTATCTTCTTCATGCACAACGGCTTTTTGCTGTTTAAGCTGCACTCCTACAGCCAGATTTTCTCCAGCGAAGTCTCCGGGGTGGCACTCAAGCGCTTCTTCTACTTCTTCATTCCGGCGATGCTGGTGGTCTATTTTCTGCGCCAGGACGCCCGGGCGTGGCTGTTTTTCCTCGTCAGCACCGTGGCGTTTGGCCTGCTGACCTACATGATTGTCGGCGGCACGCGCGCCAACATCATCATCGCCTTCGCCATCTTCCTGTTTATTGGCATCATTCGCGGCTGGATCTCGCTGTGGATGCTGGCTGCCGCAGGCGTGATGGGGATTGTCGGCATGTTCTGGCTGGCGCTGAAACGCTATGGCATGGACGTCAGCGGCGATGAGGCGTTTTACACCTTCCTGTACCTCACCCGCGATACCTTCTCGCCGTGGGAGAACCTGGCCCTGCTGTTGCAGAACTACGACAAAATCGACTTCCAGGGGCTGGCGCCCATCGTGCGCGATTTTTATGTCTTTATCCCCACCTGGCTGTGGCCGGACAGGCCGGGCGTGGTCCTGAACACCGCCAACTACTTTACCTGGGAAGTGTTAAACAACCACTCCGGGCTGGCGATTTCACCGACGCTGATCGGCTCGCTGGTGGTGATGGGCGGCGGCTGGTTTATCCTGCCGGGGGCGATCGCCGTAGGGCTGATTATCAAATGGTTCGACTGGCTCTATACGCTGGGCAATCAGGAGACCAATCGCTATAAGGCAGCGATTTTGCATAGTTTCTGTTTCGGTGCCATTTTCAATATGATCGTGCTGGCGCGAGAGGGACTGGATTCGTTCGTCTCGCGGGTGGTCTTTTTCATGATGGTTTTTGGCGCCTGTCTGCTGATGGCGAAGCTGCTGTACTGGTTGTTCGACAGCGCCGGGCTGGTGCATAAGCGCGAGCCGGCCAGCGGCAGGACGCTTTCGCGAGTCTGA